In Nitrospira sp. CR1.1, a single genomic region encodes these proteins:
- a CDS encoding S8 family serine peptidase, with product MNKKLDPGLRSKLRTKQAAGAAAAAVPKTRARAKSEQVGVIVGFTGNVNDLTAIGFVQRTLVRHPRKGYSIATGVIAYDRLDDLAAIPHVTTVEGPRRMHRELNFSLKEIRATAVHTGVPSRKGKGVVVGIIDSGIDWRHGSFVDANGKSRILAIWDQMLPFRAGDTRGPNNIGVVYNQEQLTNALKGRARVRTKDVDASNNREGHGTHVAGIAAGNGRPPTCCHVSQTYVGVAPEAELIVVRYDYTDEEEIGENQRLIEAIDFIFSFLGSIDKPKVINISQGDNLGPHDGTSGVELAIDAHVETGDFLHHPQIVVKSAGNEGGMLRHVQGRVPGNGNLEVEFEMPKGRRSDALLDLWYDRAGTLNLTVTAPGGAASGVVNHGTDLPANAAAPPFIANPAAAANRQTRVSIDGTINGEHDRNNNFRMTIARSRRGHILDGSWKLTLANPNAGAVEFHCWIERGTNTPWFLPPKTPDDGKVRASLDATLSIPGTASQVITVANHASRTSRCDCWPSTGIVSSSSRGPVARGTATNQKPDIAAPGLEITSAKADAANLRGRCCDCCPDACCCLYEDLTGTSMAAPHVAGAIALLLEENPRLTRADIVRHLQTTARERPAGGWDATWGGGKLNIQAAIDAVRAAAAGGGGGGGGGGIPRILPPSGSDESFQHEPTASAFTGNPAPLTSWLHTLRERLKDYPEGEHVAAAISRHFSETRRLINSNRRIATMWHRAAGPALLRRLIHGTRTIDGPPPIEKESASRYLDRCLDLLARQGSPRLRKSLDRYHSFVSMLLTENFTAPIGSRTMSQP from the coding sequence ATGAATAAAAAGCTCGATCCCGGACTACGGTCGAAACTTCGTACCAAACAGGCCGCCGGTGCGGCAGCCGCAGCCGTGCCGAAAACACGCGCCCGCGCAAAAAGTGAGCAGGTGGGCGTCATCGTCGGGTTCACCGGCAACGTGAACGACCTCACCGCCATCGGCTTCGTACAGCGCACGCTCGTCCGTCATCCTCGCAAAGGCTACAGCATCGCCACCGGCGTCATCGCCTACGACCGGCTCGACGATCTCGCAGCCATCCCCCACGTCACCACCGTGGAGGGACCGCGCCGCATGCATCGCGAACTTAACTTCAGCTTGAAGGAAATCCGCGCCACCGCCGTGCATACGGGAGTGCCCTCGCGCAAGGGAAAGGGCGTCGTCGTCGGCATCATCGACAGCGGCATCGATTGGCGACACGGCTCGTTCGTCGATGCGAACGGGAAATCGAGGATTCTCGCGATTTGGGATCAAATGTTGCCTTTCCGAGCGGGTGACACGAGGGGCCCCAACAATATCGGCGTCGTCTATAACCAGGAGCAACTCACCAACGCACTCAAGGGCCGGGCCAGGGTGCGCACCAAGGATGTCGATGCAAGCAACAACCGGGAGGGCCACGGCACGCATGTCGCAGGCATCGCGGCAGGCAACGGCAGACCTCCTACCTGCTGCCACGTCAGCCAAACCTATGTGGGCGTGGCTCCGGAGGCCGAACTCATCGTCGTTCGATACGACTATACCGACGAAGAGGAGATCGGCGAAAACCAACGCCTCATCGAAGCGATCGACTTTATTTTCAGTTTTCTCGGCAGCATCGACAAACCGAAAGTCATCAACATCAGCCAGGGCGACAACCTGGGGCCACATGACGGTACGAGCGGCGTCGAGTTGGCGATCGATGCCCACGTCGAAACCGGCGACTTCCTGCACCATCCGCAGATCGTGGTCAAATCGGCCGGCAACGAAGGCGGCATGCTCCGACATGTGCAAGGTCGCGTGCCGGGGAATGGCAATCTGGAAGTTGAATTCGAGATGCCGAAGGGTCGCAGGTCCGACGCGCTGCTGGACCTTTGGTACGACCGGGCCGGCACGCTCAACCTGACCGTCACCGCGCCAGGCGGCGCCGCCAGCGGTGTCGTGAACCATGGCACCGACCTTCCAGCCAATGCCGCCGCGCCGCCGTTTATCGCCAATCCCGCGGCTGCCGCCAACCGACAGACTCGCGTCTCGATCGATGGGACCATCAACGGTGAACACGACCGAAATAATAACTTTCGCATGACCATCGCACGTTCCCGGCGCGGACACATCCTCGATGGTTCGTGGAAGCTGACCCTCGCGAACCCCAATGCCGGGGCCGTCGAGTTTCACTGCTGGATCGAACGCGGCACGAACACGCCCTGGTTTCTTCCGCCCAAAACTCCTGACGACGGGAAGGTTCGAGCGAGTCTCGACGCCACGCTCAGCATTCCAGGCACCGCGTCCCAGGTCATCACGGTTGCCAACCACGCCTCGCGCACGAGCCGCTGCGATTGCTGGCCATCAACCGGGATCGTCTCTTCCTCCAGCCGGGGCCCCGTCGCCAGAGGTACGGCGACCAACCAGAAACCGGACATCGCGGCGCCGGGATTAGAAATCACATCCGCCAAGGCCGATGCCGCCAACTTGCGCGGCCGCTGTTGCGATTGCTGCCCGGATGCCTGCTGCTGTCTCTATGAGGACCTGACCGGCACCAGCATGGCCGCTCCCCATGTGGCTGGAGCGATCGCGCTGCTCTTGGAGGAAAATCCCCGGCTCACCAGAGCCGACATCGTGCGCCACTTACAGACAACAGCGCGCGAAAGACCGGCCGGCGGATGGGATGCGACATGGGGTGGCGGAAAACTCAACATCCAAGCTGCCATCGATGCCGTGCGCGCGGCAGCCGCGGGAGGCGGTGGAGGTGGCGGAGGCGGCGGAATACCTCGCATCCTTCCGCCGTCCGGCTCCGATGAGTCGTTCCAACACGAGCCAACGGCTTCGGCTTTCACCGGGAATCCTGCACCGCTCACCTCCTGGCTCCACACGCTCCGCGAGCGGCTCAAAGACTACCCGGAAGGCGAACACGTCGCCGCCGCCATCAGCCGACATTTCAGCGAAACCCGGCGCCTGATCAACAGCAACCGGCGCATCGCGACCATGTGGCATCGCGCGGCGGGACCGGCGCTCCTGCGACGCCTCATCCACGGCACGAGGACCATTGACGGTCCGCCGCCGATCGAGAAAGAATCGGCCTCGCGATACCTCGACCGCTGCCTGGACCTGCTGGCCAGACAAGGTAGTCCAAGGCTGCGGAAGAGCCTCGACCGGTACCACTCGTTTGTGTCCATGCTGCTGACGGAGAATTTCACGGCCCCGATTGGATCACGGACCATGTCGCAACCATGA